The following coding sequences lie in one Eubacterium ventriosum genomic window:
- a CDS encoding sodium-dependent transporter, producing MEKTRDGFKSGTGFVIACIGSAVGMGNIWRFPYMVSDWGGMTFLIPYVLFVILIGSTGLIEEMALGRAAKGGPIKAFGKCTEVHTGKKKSGEIVGLLPVIGSLALAIGYTVVVGWIFKYAFLAISGQLSGMGKNMDVIGGMFGTTASAFGNNTWLVIAVIVTAVIMAFGIAGGIERANKFMMPLLFALFLGLGIYIFTLPGASEGYKYIFTINPKGLLNPRLWIYAFGQAFFSLSIAGNGTVIYGSYLSETEDVVSSARNVAIFDTLAALLASFVIIPGMAVGGAELSSGGPGLMFIYLVNVFNGMPGGKIVGIVFYICVLFAGMSSLVNLYEAPVATLEERFGFKRPVAVGSIAVVGCIVALVIQGIVSGWMDAVSIYICPLGAMLAAIMFFWVAGKDFAINAVNQGRDKNIGPWFVPLGKYVLVPLAFIALVAGAVLGGIG from the coding sequence ATGGAAAAAACGAGGGACGGTTTTAAGAGCGGGACTGGGTTTGTTATCGCCTGTATTGGTTCTGCCGTAGGTATGGGGAATATTTGGAGATTCCCATATATGGTATCAGACTGGGGAGGAATGACTTTTTTGATTCCCTATGTTTTGTTTGTAATTTTGATAGGTTCAACTGGACTTATTGAAGAGATGGCTTTGGGACGTGCGGCTAAGGGCGGTCCTATTAAGGCTTTTGGAAAGTGTACTGAGGTGCACACAGGCAAGAAGAAGTCAGGAGAGATTGTGGGCTTACTGCCTGTAATTGGTTCTCTTGCATTGGCTATTGGCTACACAGTTGTTGTAGGATGGATTTTTAAATATGCATTCCTTGCAATATCAGGTCAGCTTTCAGGAATGGGAAAGAATATGGATGTCATAGGCGGTATGTTTGGAACTACGGCTTCAGCTTTCGGAAACAATACTTGGCTTGTAATTGCGGTGATTGTTACAGCAGTGATTATGGCATTTGGTATTGCCGGAGGTATTGAAAGAGCCAATAAGTTTATGATGCCTTTATTGTTTGCGTTGTTTCTTGGACTTGGAATTTATATTTTTACACTTCCGGGAGCAAGCGAAGGATACAAGTATATTTTTACAATTAATCCTAAGGGATTGCTGAATCCAAGACTTTGGATTTATGCTTTTGGACAGGCATTTTTCTCATTATCAATTGCAGGCAATGGAACAGTTATTTACGGTTCATATTTAAGTGAAACAGAAGATGTGGTAAGTTCAGCAAGAAATGTGGCTATTTTTGACACATTGGCAGCCCTTCTTGCATCATTTGTAATTATTCCGGGAATGGCAGTTGGTGGAGCAGAGCTTTCATCAGGCGGACCGGGATTAATGTTTATCTACCTTGTTAACGTGTTTAACGGTATGCCGGGTGGCAAGATTGTTGGAATTGTTTTCTACATATGCGTATTGTTCGCAGGAATGAGTTCACTTGTTAATTTATACGAGGCACCTGTGGCAACATTGGAAGAAAGATTTGGGTTCAAAAGACCTGTGGCAGTTGGAAGTATTGCCGTTGTAGGTTGCATTGTAGCATTAGTTATCCAGGGAATTGTTTCAGGCTGGATGGATGCAGTTTCAATTTATATTTGTCCACTGGGAGCAATGCTTGCGGCGATTATGTTCTTCTGGGTTGCAGGAAAAGACTTTGCGATTAATGCGGTTAATCAGGGAAGAGATAAGAATATCGGTCCATGGTTTGTGCCACTTGGAAAGTATGTTTTAGTACCACTTGCTTTTATTGCTTTGGTAGCCGGAGCAGTACTGGGCGGAATCGGATGA
- a CDS encoding helix-turn-helix transcriptional regulator, with translation MQLESTDKIQRVLGIYKKLVSGEIVSKVEEANNYGVNERSIQRDIDDIRSFMESEVGRTGIINNVIYDREKKGFRLEQQNPTELTNGQMLAICKILLDSRALLKTDMIEILNKLIENCVTKNNQKEILDLIKNERFHYIEPRHKVSFLDTMWNIGQAIRKSQYIHIKYEKAGTKEIVERKLKPVAIMFSEYYFYVTAFISDEEIKKDFEVLNDSFPTIYRIDRIRELKILDEKFFIPYRNRFEEGEFRKRIQFMYGGKLRNVKFKYIGDDIDAILDRLPTAQILEEGKGYYIVKAEVFGKGIDMWLRSQGDKVETMG, from the coding sequence ATGCAGCTTGAAAGCACTGATAAGATACAACGAGTTCTTGGTATATATAAAAAATTAGTCAGTGGTGAAATTGTTAGCAAGGTTGAGGAAGCTAATAATTATGGAGTAAATGAGAGAAGTATTCAGAGAGACATTGATGATATAAGAAGTTTTATGGAATCAGAAGTAGGGCGAACAGGAATTATAAATAATGTTATTTATGATAGAGAGAAGAAAGGATTTCGTCTGGAACAACAGAATCCGACGGAATTGACTAATGGTCAAATGTTGGCAATCTGCAAGATATTACTTGATAGCAGAGCACTTCTAAAAACAGATATGATAGAAATTCTGAATAAGCTGATTGAAAATTGTGTTACTAAAAATAATCAGAAAGAAATTCTTGATTTAATAAAAAATGAAAGATTTCATTATATTGAACCAAGGCATAAGGTTAGCTTTTTGGACACAATGTGGAATATTGGACAGGCAATCAGAAAATCACAATACATCCATATTAAATATGAAAAAGCAGGAACAAAAGAAATAGTAGAAAGAAAATTAAAGCCGGTGGCAATAATGTTTTCGGAATACTATTTTTATGTAACGGCATTCATCAGTGATGAAGAAATCAAAAAAGATTTTGAAGTTTTAAATGATTCGTTCCCAACAATATACAGAATTGACCGAATAAGAGAGCTTAAAATATTAGATGAGAAATTCTTTATACCATACAGAAACAGATTCGAAGAGGGAGAGTTTAGAAAACGAATTCAGTTTATGTACGGTGGCAAACTTAGAAACGTAAAATTCAAGTATATAGGCGACGATATTGATGCAATACTTGACCGACTTCCAACAGCGCAGATATTAGAAGAAGGAAAAGGCTACTACATTGTGAAAGCAGAAGTATTTGGTAAGGGAATTGATATGTGGTTGAGAAGCCAGGGGGATAAAGTTGAAACAATGGGATAG
- a CDS encoding tetratricopeptide repeat protein, translating to MNQFALTKSIDTYLKHNNLTMIEQSSWNNGVVVFKIEDGDGLPKSLVVIYLEKDELHLKDMVKQLYGESSNSSNLIQCTSMYEESVEDGIIIYIVTERVNQLVDLVLDGGDELKNKTEEEKKIYLYEIMYDVGMSAKYLKSRLSKLNIFVNNEELCVDGSGKGKLLLFDLIKNQVMINNEAYEISRLVKQVANGLGTGINIDVKEQTIEQLNRECLEQIEHSRKKNQQYKLIFQSNIENAKKGDEKAQYVVGYMYYKGKGVPKDYIKAAEWYKKSAEGSYTKALNNLAYLYQKGKGVNKDIHKAEQLLLKSAKQGDDVACLNLGILYQTGKLGTANMEDAEYWYRKAMDKGNPAATRIYRRIQAMEQKEN from the coding sequence ATGAATCAATTCGCATTAACAAAAAGCATTGATACATACCTAAAGCATAACAATTTAACTATGATTGAACAGTCTTCATGGAACAATGGTGTTGTTGTTTTTAAGATTGAAGATGGGGACGGTTTGCCGAAATCATTGGTTGTTATTTATTTAGAGAAGGATGAACTTCATTTAAAGGATATGGTAAAGCAGCTTTATGGAGAAAGCAGCAACAGCTCTAATCTTATTCAATGCACAAGTATGTATGAGGAAAGTGTTGAGGACGGAATTATTATTTACATAGTGACGGAAAGGGTGAATCAGTTAGTTGATTTGGTTTTAGATGGTGGAGATGAGCTAAAGAACAAGACTGAGGAAGAAAAGAAGATTTACCTTTATGAGATTATGTATGATGTTGGAATGAGCGCAAAGTATTTGAAAAGCAGGCTTTCCAAGTTAAATATTTTTGTTAACAATGAAGAGTTGTGCGTTGATGGAAGTGGAAAGGGCAAGTTGTTGCTTTTTGATTTGATTAAGAATCAGGTAATGATTAACAATGAAGCTTATGAGATTTCAAGGCTTGTAAAGCAGGTTGCCAATGGACTGGGTACAGGGATTAATATTGATGTTAAGGAACAGACTATTGAGCAGCTTAACAGGGAGTGCCTTGAACAGATTGAGCATAGCAGGAAGAAGAATCAGCAATACAAATTAATTTTTCAAAGTAATATTGAAAATGCAAAAAAGGGAGACGAAAAAGCCCAATATGTGGTAGGCTATATGTATTACAAAGGAAAAGGGGTTCCAAAAGATTACATTAAAGCAGCAGAATGGTACAAAAAATCAGCAGAAGGTAGTTATACTAAGGCACTTAATAATCTTGCCTATCTTTATCAAAAAGGAAAAGGTGTAAACAAAGATATACATAAAGCTGAACAATTATTGCTTAAATCGGCAAAGCAGGGGGATGATGTGGCATGTTTAAATCTTGGGATTTTATACCAGACAGGAAAACTTGGAACAGCCAATATGGAAGACGCAGAATACTGGTATAGGAAAGCTATGGATAAAGGAAATCCTGCAGCGACAAGGATATATAGAAGAATCCAAGCAATGGAGCAAAAAGAAAACTAA
- a CDS encoding serine/threonine-protein kinase, with the protein MDSILGRTILGYRVVEKIGSGGFGNVYRVERNNIVGNTTRALKVITLPGENEYIEILNSMGGDREKTNSYFKKELDRVLNEIRVFSLISEKDNHNIVSYYESDVEQTGEFRYNIYILMEMLTPLTKWLQENNLTVGEGLKIGIDISSGLSICHENNIIHRDIKLSNIFVSKDGTFKLGDFGVSKRMNDTTMAGTLKGTPNYIAPEIYIGQEKYNSSVDNYSLGILLYYLFNKKRFPYYPDFPYEYSTEDEDRAFYKRMKYEELSNPVCAPKTVARIIKKAISKPDERYRKTEQFLEDLMEAKNNLTEDELNTPIGFEPVIKESPIVNEKEAKLVENLYGQTDESISFEQYGVTMEDTDSIKGQNALTDDEAEKNNRAKIDYNYVTDEKNGNKLSSGGSEINKQELTNESSSEKSKFKWLLIGAIIITCNVMIILLAVYGITNRINNTQGESNNIGNIGETIAQTAIEETTIAETTVAQTTVQETTSQQPVTTTVPATTKAKKKKAKNTTTTKASGSSSKKSNDDDFNFKNVVE; encoded by the coding sequence ATGGATTCTATTTTAGGCAGAACAATACTTGGATACAGGGTAGTGGAAAAAATAGGTTCAGGTGGTTTTGGCAATGTATATAGAGTGGAGCGAAATAACATTGTAGGAAATACCACAAGGGCATTAAAGGTTATAACACTACCGGGCGAAAATGAATATATAGAAATATTAAACTCTATGGGCGGAGACAGGGAGAAGACGAATTCTTATTTCAAAAAGGAATTGGATCGTGTTCTTAACGAGATTAGGGTTTTTTCGTTGATTTCTGAAAAAGATAATCATAATATTGTTTCCTATTATGAAAGTGATGTGGAGCAGACAGGTGAGTTTAGATATAACATTTATATTTTAATGGAAATGCTTACACCTCTCACAAAGTGGCTGCAGGAGAACAACCTGACAGTTGGAGAAGGTCTAAAGATTGGTATTGATATATCAAGCGGATTAAGTATTTGCCATGAAAACAACATTATCCACAGAGATATAAAATTAAGCAATATTTTTGTGTCAAAAGACGGAACTTTTAAGCTGGGAGACTTTGGCGTTTCAAAGCGAATGAACGATACAACTATGGCAGGAACCCTTAAAGGTACGCCTAATTACATAGCACCTGAGATTTATATAGGACAGGAAAAATATAACAGTTCAGTTGATAATTATTCTCTTGGAATACTTTTGTATTATTTGTTTAACAAGAAGAGATTTCCATATTATCCTGATTTTCCATATGAATATTCAACAGAAGATGAGGACAGAGCTTTCTATAAAAGAATGAAATATGAAGAATTAAGTAATCCGGTCTGTGCACCTAAAACAGTTGCCCGAATTATAAAGAAGGCAATTTCCAAACCTGATGAAAGATATAGAAAGACAGAACAGTTTCTTGAAGATTTGATGGAGGCAAAAAATAATCTTACGGAAGATGAACTTAATACGCCAATTGGTTTTGAACCGGTAATAAAAGAATCTCCAATAGTAAATGAGAAAGAGGCAAAGCTAGTTGAAAATCTGTATGGGCAAACTGATGAAAGCATAAGTTTTGAGCAGTATGGCGTAACAATGGAAGATACAGATTCGATTAAGGGGCAGAATGCTTTGACGGATGATGAAGCAGAAAAAAACAACCGAGCAAAAATAGATTATAATTATGTGACAGACGAAAAAAACGGTAATAAATTAAGTAGTGGTGGTTCAGAAATAAACAAGCAGGAACTTACCAATGAATCTTCTAGTGAAAAGAGCAAATTTAAGTGGCTTCTCATTGGTGCAATAATAATCACCTGTAATGTAATGATTATTTTGTTGGCGGTATATGGAATAACTAACAGAATAAATAACACTCAGGGAGAAAGTAACAATATAGGAAACATAGGAGAAACTATAGCGCAAACAGCCATAGAAGAAACAACTATTGCTGAAACAACTGTGGCTCAGACAACCGTGCAGGAAACTACATCACAGCAACCGGTTACCACAACTGTACCTGCAACTACTAAAGCAAAAAAGAAAAAAGCCAAGAATACCACTACGACGAAGGCTTCAGGCAGCAGTTCTAAAAAAAGCAATGATGATGATTTTAACTTTAAAAATGTGGTAGAATAG